Part of the Impatiens glandulifera chromosome 8, dImpGla2.1, whole genome shotgun sequence genome is shown below.
AATCCTGCCATCTCGATCCCAGAGCAACCATCCTCATCACGACAGCCACCGCCGGCTATACCTATTTCTACTCCCATCAGGATTAATACCCAAAATCGTCGTGTGGAAGAAGCCTCTATCTATGAAGATCCTCCTGAAGATGATAATAGGTCAGCAAGGACTTAGTCAGAAGTTATAGACAACCCTGACGCTCAAGAAGTGGCAAACCCTACGATCATTCCTCCTATGGAATACTAGGTCCAAATGGCTCAATTAAATGATAACCAGGACAAGTTCAAGAGCAGCTTAATCAATTGATCAAAGGCAGCTTGGATGAACACCATGATTGGAAAAACGTCATGAAAATAGTCGAACGAGCAATGATCCCTTCTTTGTCAAAGTATGTAGGCAAGACAAACTCTAATGCTTTCTTTCAGATATATACCATGGCTATGACACTTTTATATATGGGAGAACCAACAATCCTCCATCTATTTCCCCAGTATTTAGATGGTCCAACCCTTAGTTGGTATCATTAAAAGAAGATAGTTTATCTACAAACTATCGATGAACTCATGTTAGCCTTCATAGAGCgtttcagcatgcatctcagCTTAGAATGGCCGGAGAAGAAGCTCAAGAATGTGAAATAAGACGAATACAAGAAATTCGCGGTCTTCATCAAAATGTGGAAAGCTATTGCTGAAGATTGTTTCTCTACCTAACAAACAATGACAAATCGACATGATTCTGGATAATGTTAAAGATCGATATTTTGTTGGATTCGCCATCAAAACATTCCAAAACATAAAGAAACTCCTCAAAACGGGAAATTACCTCGACGAAGCCATTGGAAAGGAAATAAAAGAGGGTAAAACTTTGAAGGTTTATGTTGTTCCTCTTTGACCTTAGAGGAAGGACAAAACCAAAATTCATTAGGTCATTGCTGCTTGGTAGGCCCCACCTCCTCCTAAGCCCAACCCAAGCAAACTGGTGTTGGATTAAATAAATGTCTCGACGACATCTAAGCCACAAATATCGAGGGTCCCAAGACCTTCTATAACCTTTGACGATTTGGGCATGACCCTAAGTCAAGCTTTTACCCTCCTTCGATAGAGGAACCTCATCAAACCCTAATCTCCTAGAGAGGGTATAGAGTTCCTTGGAAAGTGTGAAGGGGAATGGTGTGCATATCATCAAATGAAATGTCATTATACTTATAATTGTAGTGCCCTTAGGAATCATTGTCAAAACCTGATTGATCAAAAGATCATTCCCAAACCCAAAATCACGAGCAATCAGTTTCTCGATGATCAGGTCAACATGATCTCCACGGACGAACCTGTTAATCCTCTGAAGGTTAATATGGTCAACCCATGGCCCAAAAAGGAAGACCGGAGAGTTCCACCTCTGCCAACAGTACATCAAAATTGGTGGATTATTGACAATCCCACTTTGAGTGCTCCAAAAATAGTACAACGAAAAGTTTCAGTAACCCGGAGTGGAGCCAATTTCTAACCCAGTTTCAGGAACACAACCCCTACGGTTAATCTTTCTGGACCATTTAATGATCCAAGAAGGGAAAACGAGCTCAAAGCTCTAAACCCTAGTGATAGTCTTCTTGCTTAGATTAAGAAGACCAATGCCAATATTTCCATCTAAGAAATCCTAATTTATTCTATCGAGCACAGGCACACTGTTCTAAATGAACTAAGCTAGGCTAGTATACCAGACAACACGACTCCTAAACAGCTAGTTGGCATCATCTTAGTAACTCCTCAAATCAACGTGATATGTTTTGAGGAAAAAATATCTACCTGTTCCCAATGAACTTCATTTGATGctctttatatttatgtaaaggTGCTGATAAAGTCTTTCCTAAGATTTTGATCGACAATGGTTCAACATTGAACATATGTCCCTGGAAGACTCTCCAAGAAGTCGATATTTCTACTGATAAAGTTCTTCCCTCAGACCTGTGCGTCCGTGGCTTTGATTATTCCCGTCGAGAGATTATGGTAAGCTTCTAAACAACAATCTATGTAGCTGATATACCTTTTAATGTAGAGTTCTGAGTCAACAACATGCGACTGTCATACAACATAATCTTAGGACGACCATGGTTGCATCAAGACAAGGATCTTGCCTCCACCCTGCATTAGAAAATTCGTTTCATGGATAACGGTAAACTTGTCACCATAGAAGGTGAGAAATAAGTCACAGTCATCGTCGGTACAACTCACTCCACTAACCCAAAGATTGAGTTAAGTGGATTCGACATCTTTCCTATATTTAGGCAAGGTCAAGACTCATCTTCCACTCCTGAATTCACTCCCTACAACATCATCTCCATATGTCTCATGTAGAAAATATGATATTTCCCAGGAATGGGTTTAGGGCCGAATGCTACCAGCATAAATTCTTTCCCCTAGTCTTGTTACGACTCAAATAACTTCGGTGTTAGTTATACTCTTACAGCAGGTGAGGAATCCAGGATATATAAAATTTCTAAACAACATTTACCTATTTCTCCAACCCTAAATGGACATTTTGCACGAAAAGAGGAACCCACTCTATCTTTTGATTTCTGTAAACCTTTCTTCAACCAAGTATTACAAACTCTCTCTCCAAGTTTTGATATCTATATAGATTGTTCTTTTGATCCTAATTCATCCCTTAATATGATTTGGAAAAGGACTGCTTGTTGACATGAAAACCTGGAAAATCTAGTCAGAGATCTTTCACTAACCGTGGAGAACGTGATTGTTGATGAAGACTTTTGTAAGATAGACTCCAAAAACCAACCAACAGCTGATAAAACTCATGTAATCAACCTGAGTGTTGATAACAACATCACAGTCCTTTTTGactatgaaatattgtttgatgttgtaataaataaagaagtctGTAATAACAAATCTGAAGAGATGTCAAATGcttttctttaataaaacaTCCAATAAAACTCTAGAGTAGAGTTTCGAATATATGTCAGATGATAATGATGTTTCATTCTAGTCTGAATTTAATTTCGAAATGAAAAACTTTTTGGAACACGAGGACAAAATCGTTTCTGCCACTAAGGCGATAATTGAGTAAACCTTAATACTTAGGACGATCCTCAAATCGTGTTGATTGGACAAATCCTAAGTGATGACGAACGTCATGAGATGATTAAATTTCTAAAGACCAACAAAGACGTGTTCTCTTGGTCTTACACGGATATGCCCGGAGTGGATCCTTATATCGTTCGACATTAGATTCCCCACATGGATAAACAATTTGGTCCTTGTCTTGGAAGAGGACAAAAGGATGCGCGCGTGTGTAGATTACCGCAATCTGAACAAAGCCAACGCCATAACGAAATTCTAGTCGATCATGCTGCTGGAAATAAATTATTGCCTTTCATGGATGGATTCTTAGATATATATCCAAATCTTGATCCTTGTAGAAGACAAAGAGAAAATCACCTTTATCACGGAGGTAGGCACGTTCTGTTTTAGCGTCATTCCATTCGGTTCCAAAAATGTTGGAGCTACCCATCAACGAGTATTAACGATGATCTTACACAACATGATCCTAAAGAAGTGGAAATCTACATAGATGCCATGATCGTGAAGTTTAAGGATCGATAGAATCATATTCCCAACTTAGAAAAATTCTTACATAAAATTCGAAAATATCTGCTTCGGTTGAACTCGAAGAAGTGTGCTTTTGGAGTCACTGTCGGTAAAATGCTAGGATTTCTCATCACCCGACGTGGAATAGAAATTGACCCCTCCAAAATTGAGGCCATCACAACTATTCATGCGCCTCAGAATGAGCGAGAAGTACGAGGCTTCCTCGGCAAAATCCAGTTCATCTGTAGGTGCATCAACAAATTGACTCTCACTTGTGATTCCCTTTTCAAGCTATTGAAAAAGGATAGAAAATTCCAATGGGATAAAGCTTATCAACAAGATTTTaacaaaatcaaagactatCTAATGTCTCTACCAGTCCTTGTGACTATAAGGCCCAGTGTTCCTTTAATTCTCTATCTCATCGTGATAGATTCAGTAAAGGGAAGCTTGTTGGTTCAAAAAAACGAGGACAAACTCAAGATCGTCGTCTACTACCTGAGAAAGAGAATGACTAGGTAGAAATTGAACTATTTAACACCCAAAAAAGAATGTCGGGCACTTGCATGGGTCAGCAAGAGACTATGACATTATATGCAATCCCACCTTATCAAGTTGGTGTCACGGTTTGTTGTCGCCAAGACTCGCTAAATGGATGATGTTCATTAGTCGGTTCATCATCAAACTAACTCTTACTTGTGACCCCATTTCCAAGCTACTGAAAAAGATCGAAAATTCCAATGGGATGAAACTTGACAACAAGATTTTgacaaaatcaaagactatCTAAAGTCTCCACAAGTCCTTATGGCTCCAAGGCCGGGTGTTCCTTTAATTTTCTATCTCACGATGACAGATTCAACTATGGGCAAcctgttggctcaagaaaacgaaGACAAACTCGAGATCGTTGTCTACTACCTGATAAAGAGAATGACCGAGTATGAATTGAACTATTTAACACCCGAGAAAGTGTGTTGGGAACTTGCATGGGTCACAAAGAGACTGTGACATTATATGCAAACCCACCCTATCAAGCTGGTGTCCCGGCTTGATCCAATCCATTATCTATTTCAGCGAACGCTGCTGTCGCCAAGACTCaataaatggatgatgatgatctctGAATACGACATCACATATACAACTCAGAAATCTATTAAAGGAATCGTTGTTGCAGACTTCCTAACAGATCAACCCATCACGGTTGAGCCTTTTTTTGAACTCGACTTTCCTGATGACTCCATAATGTTAATCTCTTCAGACACATGGAAGCTAATGTTTGACGGAGCTTCGTCCAAATATGGCTATGGAATTAGAATTCTCTTGATGTATCCCAAGGGAACCTACAATCCCATCTgtattaaattagaatattccGTAACCATTAATGAGGTATAAAACTTGTCTCTCAGGTCTCAAAATCGCATACGAAATAGGAGCAACCAAGCTAGATGTAGTTGGCGACTCTAACCTGGTTATATTCTTAGTTAACGAAACATGCCAAGTACGTGGAGAAAATCTCAAACCCTATCACACTTTCCTACTTCGTTTTATCGACAAGTTCGAtcacgtgtcttttgtacacgCAAC
Proteins encoded:
- the LOC124913321 gene encoding uncharacterized protein LOC124913321, with amino-acid sequence MTDSTMGNLLAQENEDKLEIVVYYLIKRMTEYELNYLTPEKRTLLSPRLNKWMMMISEYDITYTTQKSIKGIVVADFLTDQPITVEPFFELDFPDDSIMLISSDTWKLMFDGASSKYGYGIRILLMYPKGTYNPICLKIAYEIGATKLDVVGDSNLVIFLVNETCQVRGENLKPYHTFLLRFIDKFDHVSFVHATRSQNRFAYALATLTAMTRILVGIKVKHLKVRQKRKSDFKVGVVASVQVPTKPWFDIL